Genomic segment of Dromiciops gliroides isolate mDroGli1 chromosome 3, mDroGli1.pri, whole genome shotgun sequence:
CTGACCTACCAGTATTATACTGTAATCATCaaagtgtgaagtgatgagggcctgcaccagggtgtaggcaatgtcagaagagagaaagggatggatttgcaagatgttgcaaaggtaataTTAACAGGCCTTGGCAATCACTTGGAAATTGGGGGTGATAGTAGGGAACCTGAAGAAGGACTGGGAGGGTGATATTACCCTTTACATTAATAGATAGGGTAGGAGGCAGGCCTGTTAAGGGAGAGGGATAGCCAGTCCTATTTTGgaaatattgagtttaagatgtctactagtaGTTTAacatgtctgaaaggcaattggagatgcaagGTTGGAGTTCAGCAGAGAGACTTGGGCAGAAAAGTTAGATTTGAGTATGATGagcataaagatggtaattaaacccatgggaactgatgagatcgcaaagtgaagtagtatatagagaaaagagggcTCATTACAGAAgcctgagggacacctatggatagagtgctgacctaCAGGAAGATCTTGTTCTGGAGCAAAGCTTTTTCTCAGCCATTATATCCATataatttctttgtaaaatgcaTTCTCTGATGTTTAGTTAGAGCTGTATTCCAGtagaaggccttcccacattccttacattcataaggtttctctccagtatgaattctctgatgttgactAAGTCCTGTGACCCATCTGaatgccttcccacattcatcacattcataaggtttatctccagtatgaattttctgatgttgagTAAGTCCTGACCTATGTccaaaggcctttccacattcatcacattcataaggtttctctccagtatgaattctccaATGTTGATTAAGCTGTGCTTTTAAGCGGAaagtcttcccacattcattacattcataatgtTTCTCACCactatgaattctctggtgttcaGTAAGTCCCGTGCTTAGACGGAAagatttcccacattcattacattcataaggtttctcaccagtatgaattgtctgatgttgagtaagttttattttctgactaaaggccttcccacattccatACATTCatgaggtttctctccagtatgaattttctgatggtCAGTAAGGTTTGATTGCTtacagaaagccttcccacaGTGATTACATTTGTAaggcttttctccagtatgaattctgcGATGTTGATTGAGCTGTGCTTTTAGTcggaaagctttcccacattcgatacattcatgaggtttctcaccagtatgaattctccGGTGCTCAGTAAGAGTTGTGCTCAGGCAGAAGGCCCTCCCACATTCctgacattcataaggtttctcaccagtatgaattctctgatgttgaaaAAGCTTTAGTTTCTGGCTAAATGCCTTCTGACATTCAATACATTCATAAGGCTtgtctccagtatgaattctctgatgttcagtgaGGTTTGAGCGCTTGCAGAAGGCCTTACCACATTCACTACATTGATAAGGTTTCTCACCACTATGGATTTTCTGGTGTTCAGTAAGCCATCCTTTTAGTctaaaggcctttccacattcattacattcaaatggTTTCTCACCCGTATGAATCGACTGATGTTGATTAAGCTGGGCTTTAActctaaaggctttcccacatatattacattcatagggtttctcacCAGTATGGATTCTTTGATGGACAGTTAGAGCTGTGCTCATGCAGAAGGCcctcccacattcattacattcataaggtttctggccagaatgaattttctgatgtttaGTAAGGTATGTGCGATGacagaaggccttcccacattcattacatttataaggtttctcaccactatgaattttctgatgttcaTTAAGATGTCCTTTGAGTtg
This window contains:
- the LOC122746864 gene encoding zinc finger protein 345-like, giving the protein MAPVLLSAGTPQEAVTFKDVLVDFTQEEWVYLDLSQKEFYRNVMLENYTNLVSLGLVLSKPYVIYQLERREAPWIPEGDMPSISHPDWKTQQKLKEPTPKKSISLEQPSQEMLQRDHLLFSPLGESRKCGAVQQSHLTNDEKHSWPVTITQKKHPNKARIHKQTSYDRTLNPEPIFLPQQIVGRNLSSCDTRSKYLKIHRDRRKCSSRCSKKTAKYEYETCSKHHSAVGGSPGIGTAEKIYHCNGYEKTSSRKQCSLPETIHTGEKPYTSNDCVSTFCLTTDIPKYQDIQNSEKPYQCNVCGKTFRLKAQLNQHRTIHTGEKPYKCNECGKAFRLKGQLNEHQKIHTGERPYKCIECGKAFCRRSNLTEHRRIHSGEKPYKCNECGKAFQLKGHLNEHQKIHSGEKPYKCNECGKAFCHRTYLTKHQKIHSGQKPYECNECGRAFCMSTALTVHQRIHTGEKPYECNICGKAFRVKAQLNQHQSIHTGEKPFECNECGKAFRLKGWLTEHQKIHSGEKPYQCSECGKAFCKRSNLTEHQRIHTGDKPYECIECQKAFSQKLKLFQHQRIHTGEKPYECQECGRAFCLSTTLTEHRRIHTGEKPHECIECGKAFRLKAQLNQHRRIHTGEKPYKCNHCGKAFCKQSNLTDHQKIHTGEKPHECMECGKAFSQKIKLTQHQTIHTGEKPYECNECGKSFRLSTGLTEHQRIHSGEKHYECNECGKTFRLKAQLNQHWRIHTGEKPYECDECGKAFGHRSGLTQHQKIHTGDKPYECDECGKAFRWVTGLSQHQRIHTGEKPYECKECGKAFYWNTALTKHQRMHFTKKLYGYNG